In the Juglans microcarpa x Juglans regia isolate MS1-56 chromosome 6D, Jm3101_v1.0, whole genome shotgun sequence genome, one interval contains:
- the LOC121235451 gene encoding transcription factor MYC2-like produces MNLWTSDDNPSVIESFMSSDLSFRPTPPPPPPQAQQLQPQSSTSMSADPTKALPQSQPSVALFNKETLQQHLQALIEGARETWTYAIFWQSSYDYSGASILDWGDGYYKDADDDDKSKGKAKTTSSAAEQEHHNKVLRELNSLISDSAASAATILSTKRSPTPNGSSFVNGGGLAGQAFSNSNLVWVAGADRLIDSPCKRARQGQVFGLQTMVCIPSVNGVVELGTK; encoded by the coding sequence ATGAATCTATGGACGTCCGACGACAACCCATCGGTTATAGAGTCTTTCATGAGCTCGGATCTCTCGTTCCGGCCCACgcctcctccccctcctcctcAGGCTCAGCAACTGCAACCTCAATCCTCCACTTCCATGTCAGCCGACCCCACAAAGGCCCTCCCGCAATCCCAGCCCTCCGTGGCGCTCTTCAACAAGGAGACCCTCCAGCAGCACCTCCAAGCGCTCATCGAGGGTGCTCGTGAGACCTGGACCTACGCCATCTTCTGGCAGTCCTCTTACGACTATTCCGGCGCATCCATCTTGGACTGGGGCGACGGCTACTACAAGGATGCCGATGACGATGACAAGTCAAAAGGCAAGGCCAAGACGACGTCGTCTGCGGCAGAGCAAGAACACCACAATAAGGTGCTCCGCGAGCTCAATTCTCTGATCTCAGACTCCGCCGCATCCGCCGCGACGATTCTGTCAACAAAGAGGTCACCGACACCGAATGGTTCTTCCTTCGTCAACGGCGGCGGCCTTGCGGGCCAGGCTTTTTCCAATTCGAATCTAGTCTGGGTAGCTGGAGCGGACCGCCTGATCGACTCGCCGTGCAAACGTGCCCGTCAAGGGCAAGTATTCGGGCTCCAGACCATGGTGTGCATACCCTCGGTAAATGGCGTCGTGGAGTTGGGCACCAAGTAG
- the LOC121234676 gene encoding uncharacterized protein LOC121234676 isoform X4: MGQSIRGRRKGRHGRYGKVSIGEGRGTQAQPPVLNLRDNEVDTSSNDPTQSPIVGLDDTMDDDNEAHRGVDIEDVPTRKRGRGPAKGTEFERLRKFGKIPLNIKDGQRGPSCENYNVFSGRVTTIVRRHANMRHASWTMVHKEEKDELIDRVRADFVLDWTQSSHRECVINTLARKYNAFHYLLRKVYLGYETHEAALSGGTTLVEKPVWEVLCERWSSQGFEKLSKRNRKNRQKQQINHTGGRKSFVRIMEEKHEQAPNLVAFYKEVHWSKKKSRFISETAEHNYNLMIERLKERDLDQNVDEAANAVFKEVLGQRSGYARGLGYSVTPEPSLSLRNNRDYQRISKENEKNKINADLYKSQLEALKTDLLEFRNQFQDFEKQMNTRLMELQSQRESHKETPVDV; this comes from the exons ATGGGGCAATCCATAAGAGGAAGACGGAAAGGACGACATGGACGCTATGGAAAAGTATCAATAGGTGAAGGCAGAGGCACACAGGCACAACCTCCAGTATTGAATCTGCGAGATAATGAAGTGGACACATCATCAAATGATCCAACTCAATCACCGATTGTTGGCCTAGATGATACCATGGATGATGATAATGAGGCTCATAGGGGTGTAGATATTGAAG ATGTGCCCACTCGAAAACGTGGTCGGGGACCAGCAAAGGGCACGGAGTTTGAACGCCTCCGTAAATTTGGAAAGATACCCTTAAATATTAAGGATGGACAAAGAGGTCCCTCGTGCGAAAATTACAACGTCTTTTCTGGACGAGTGACAACGATTGTGAGACGTCATGCCAACATGAGGCATGCAAGCTGGACCATGGTACACAAAGAGGAGAAAGATGAGCTCATTGATCGTGTTCGG GCTGACTTTGTATTGGATTGGACACAAAGTTCCCACCGTGAGTGTGTGATAAACACACTTGCTCGAAAGTACAATGCATTCCACTACCTACTGCGCAAGGTATATCTGGGTTATGAAACGCACGAAGCGGCACTTTCCGGTGGGACAACCTTGGTGGAGAAGCCCGTATGGGAAGTGTTATGTGAAAGGTGGTCAAGCCAAGGCTTCGAG aAGCTGTcaaagagaaatagaaaaaataggcAAAAACAACAGATCAACCACACAGGTGGTAGGAAGTCATTCGTTAGGATTATGGAGGAAAAG cACGAACAAGCCCCAAATTTGGTAGCTTTTTATAAAGAAGTGCATTGGTCAAAGAAGAAGAGTAGATTTATTAGCGAAACAGCAGAACACAATTAT AATCTGATGATTGAGAGGTTGAAGGAGAGAGACCTGGATCAGAATGTCGATGAAGCAGCTAATGCGGTGTTCAAGGAGGTTTTAGGACAGCGATCAGGTTATGCAAGAGGTCTAGGCTACTCTGTTACACCTGAACCATCTCTTTCATTGCGCAACAATAGGGATTATCAACGCATTAGCAAGGAGAATGAGAAGAACAAGATTAATGCCGATCTATACAAGAGCCAGCTTGAGGCATTGAAGACTGATTTACTAGAATTCAGGAACCAGTTTCAAGACTTTGAGAAACAGATGAACACTCGCTTGATGGAATTGCAGTCTCAGAGGGAGTCTCATAAAGAGACTCCAGTCGATGTCTAG